One stretch of Campylobacterota bacterium DNA includes these proteins:
- the nadD gene encoding nicotinate (nicotinamide) nucleotide adenylyltransferase encodes MKLALYGGSFDPPHAGHVGVVTEALKTLPVDKLIIVPAERNPFKPSVRADGERRLRWLREIFGGCSKVEISDFEIAQKRSVYTIETVRHFAPSCDELYLIIGADNLESLRQWHCFEELDASVRWVVASRGGIPVPENMIELRVDVPVSSTDFRTRFAPLGLSPDIENEIITYYKERNERKN; translated from the coding sequence ATGAAGCTTGCACTTTACGGCGGAAGTTTCGATCCGCCGCACGCCGGTCATGTGGGTGTCGTCACCGAAGCGCTTAAAACCCTTCCGGTGGACAAACTTATCATCGTTCCGGCCGAACGTAATCCCTTTAAGCCCTCCGTACGTGCCGATGGCGAAAGACGGCTGCGTTGGCTGCGCGAGATTTTCGGGGGTTGTTCCAAAGTCGAAATCAGCGATTTCGAGATTGCCCAGAAACGGAGCGTTTACACGATCGAAACGGTCCGTCATTTCGCCCCGTCGTGCGATGAGCTCTACCTTATCATCGGCGCGGACAATCTTGAATCGCTGCGCCAATGGCACTGTTTCGAAGAACTCGACGCTTCGGTACGATGGGTCGTCGCTTCACGGGGGGGTATACCCGTCCCCGAAAACATGATCGAGCTACGCGTCGACGTACCGGTCAGCTCAACCGATTTTCGGACCCGTTTCGCCCCGCTGGGCCTTTCACCCGATATCGAAAATGAAATTATCACCTACTACAAGGAACGCAATGAACGCAAGAATTGA
- the gap gene encoding type I glyceraldehyde-3-phosphate dehydrogenase: MALKIAINGFGRIGRSVTRVIAGREDVELVAINDMASIEMMLYLLQNDSVHGPFHADAAIADADHLLVGGKRVRIFGEKDPEQLDFAALGAEVVLECSGLFLTGASTRHHLGKGVKKVILSAPTQDDAIPTYVLGVNEHLYRGEAIISNASCTTNCLGPIAKILEETFGIEKGLMTTIHAYTNGQAIIDSAHGTDMRRSRAAGVNMVPTTTGAAKAISLVLPSLEGKLHGQSVRVPTPDVSMVDLNVLVQGQTTKEELGALFKSYALNQLKGILEVDERYRVSQDFVGSSFSATVAEDLIQVIDGNLVKIMAWYDNEWGYSNRLVEMALFISKN, encoded by the coding sequence ATGGCACTGAAGATTGCTATTAACGGCTTCGGCCGGATCGGCCGATCGGTCACCCGCGTCATCGCCGGGCGCGAGGATGTTGAACTTGTCGCCATCAACGATATGGCGTCGATCGAAATGATGCTGTACCTGCTGCAAAACGATTCGGTACACGGACCGTTTCACGCCGACGCGGCCATCGCCGACGCGGATCATCTGCTCGTCGGCGGCAAGCGGGTCAGGATTTTCGGGGAAAAAGATCCCGAACAACTTGATTTCGCCGCACTGGGGGCAGAGGTCGTACTCGAATGCAGCGGATTGTTCCTGACGGGGGCATCGACGCGCCATCATCTGGGCAAAGGGGTGAAGAAGGTGATCCTTTCGGCCCCGACGCAAGACGATGCGATTCCCACCTACGTGCTGGGGGTGAACGAGCATCTCTACCGGGGAGAGGCGATCATTTCGAACGCGTCGTGTACGACGAATTGTCTGGGGCCGATCGCCAAAATCCTCGAAGAGACGTTCGGGATCGAAAAAGGGTTGATGACGACGATCCATGCCTACACCAACGGGCAGGCGATCATCGACAGCGCGCACGGAACCGACATGCGCCGTTCGCGTGCGGCGGGGGTGAACATGGTTCCGACCACGACGGGTGCGGCCAAAGCCATCAGCCTCGTACTCCCGAGCCTTGAAGGGAAGCTCCACGGTCAAAGCGTCCGGGTTCCGACTCCGGACGTTTCGATGGTCGACTTGAACGTTTTGGTCCAAGGCCAAACGACGAAAGAAGAGCTCGGAGCCCTGTTCAAATCGTATGCTCTTAATCAGCTCAAAGGGATTTTGGAAGTCGACGAACGCTATCGCGTCTCCCAGGATTTTGTGGGGTCTTCGTTCAGTGCCACAGTGGCGGAGGACCTGATTCAGGTCATCGACGGAAATCTGGTCAAAATCATGGCATGGTACGATAACGAATGGGGATATTCCAACCGCCTTGTCGAGATGGCGTTGTTTATCAGTAAAAACTAA